CGGACTCGGAGAAGGAGAAAACTTCCTCGCTTCAGATATTCCCGCAATACTTCCTTACACGAAAAAGATTATTGTTCTTGATGACGGGGAAATAGCGGACCTGACTCCCGACACTGTGAACATTTACAACTTTGAGGGAGAGCCCGTTTCAAAGGAAGTAATGATTACGCCCTGGGATCTTGTTTCTGCGGAAAAGGGTGGTTTTAAACACTTCATGCTAAAAGAGATATACGAACAGCCCAAAGCCATAAACGACACACTCAAGGGTTTCCTCTCAACCGAAGACGCAATACCCTTTAAGTTAAAAGACTTCAGAAGGGTTTTAATAATAGCGTGCGGGACCTCTTACCACGCGGGCTTCGTCGGAAAGTACTGGATAGAGAGATTTGCAGGTGTTCCCACAGAGGTAATTTACGCTTCGGAATTCAGGTATGCGGACGTTCCCGTTTCGGACAAGGATATCGTTATCGGAATTTCCCAGTCAGGAGAGACCGCTGACACAAAGTTTGCCCTTCAGTCCGCAAAGGAAAAGGGAGCCTTTACCGTGGGACTCGTAAACGTAGTGGGAAGTGCCATAGACAGGGAGTCGGACTTTTCCCTTCACACACATGCGGGACCCGAAATAGGCGTGGCGGCTACAAAGACCTTCACCGCACAGCTCACCGCACTCTACGCCCTTTCGGTAAGGGAAAGTGAGGAGAGGGAAAATCTAATAAGACTCCTTGAAAAGGTTCCATCACTCGTTGAACAAACACTGAACACCGCAGAAGAAGTGGAGAAGGTAGCGGAAAAGTACATGAAAAAGAAAAACATGCTTTACCTCGGAAGGTACTTAAATTACCCCATAGCGCTGGAGGGAGCTCTTAAACTTAAAGAAATTTCTTACATACACGCGGAAGGTTATCCCGCAGGGGAGATGAAGCACGGTCCCATAGCCCTCATAGACGAAAACATGCCGGTTGTGGTAATCGCACCGAAAGACAGGGTTTACGAGAAGATACTCTCAAACGTAGAAGAGGTTCTCGCAAGAAAGGGAAGGGTTATTTCTGTAGGCTTTAAAGGAGACGAAACTCTCAAAAGCAAATCCGAGAGCGTTATGGAAATCCCGAAGGCAGAAGAACCGATAACTCCTTTCTTGACGGTAATACCCCTGCAACTCTTTGCCTACTTTATAGCGAGCAAACTGGGACTGGATGTGGATCAGCCGAGAAATCTCGCCAAAACGGTCACGGTGGAATAATCACTCTTCCTCTTCCACGAAGGTTGCGAGTATCGTCTCTATAATTCCGAGAATAATAGATACTATATTCGCCGCGAGGGCTCCCATGGCGAGTCCCACAGCCTCCTCAACGCTTCCAAGGAAGTAAACAAAGCCCGCGGGTATCAGGTGAAGGTCCGCAACCAAACTGGAAGCCATGAGCTCGTTCGAGAGAATTCTTCCTTCTCCCATCTTAAGGATTGTGGCAAATAGGTTTGCGGAAATCGTGATGGCAAGCTCGTAAGGATTGGGACTCAAAACGAAACTTATGTTCGTGGTAAGAGCCATGAGTATAAAGAAGTGGGTAAGTATTTTCCTTAATCTCATACCTTAGCCTCCACTTTTCTGAGCAGAATCCTTTGAGCCTTTCTCAGGTTTTTAGGATGACCAAACAGTATTAAAGTGTCTCCTGGTTCTATTTTCGTTTCACCGCTCACGGTAACGATAAGTTTTCCGTCTGGTTTCCTTACCGCTATTACCGTAACACCGAGGTTTTTCCTGAGATCGAG
The genomic region above belongs to Aquifex aeolicus VF5 and contains:
- a CDS encoding DUF6394 family protein produces the protein MRLRKILTHFFILMALTTNISFVLSPNPYELAITISANLFATILKMGEGRILSNELMASSLVADLHLIPAGFVYFLGSVEEAVGLAMGALAANIVSIILGIIETILATFVEEEE
- the glmS gene encoding glutamine--fructose-6-phosphate transaminase (isomerizing), encoding MCGIVGYVGRDLALPIVLGALERLEYRGYDSAGVALIEDGKLIVEKKKGKIRELVKALWGKDYKAKTGIGHTRWATHGKPTDENAHPHTDEKGEFAVVHNGIIENYLELKEELKKEGVKFRSETDTEVIAHLIAKNYRGDLLEAVLKTVKKLKGAFAFAVITVHEPNRLIGVKQGSPLIVGLGEGENFLASDIPAILPYTKKIIVLDDGEIADLTPDTVNIYNFEGEPVSKEVMITPWDLVSAEKGGFKHFMLKEIYEQPKAINDTLKGFLSTEDAIPFKLKDFRRVLIIACGTSYHAGFVGKYWIERFAGVPTEVIYASEFRYADVPVSDKDIVIGISQSGETADTKFALQSAKEKGAFTVGLVNVVGSAIDRESDFSLHTHAGPEIGVAATKTFTAQLTALYALSVRESEERENLIRLLEKVPSLVEQTLNTAEEVEKVAEKYMKKKNMLYLGRYLNYPIALEGALKLKEISYIHAEGYPAGEMKHGPIALIDENMPVVVIAPKDRVYEKILSNVEEVLARKGRVISVGFKGDETLKSKSESVMEIPKAEEPITPFLTVIPLQLFAYFIASKLGLDVDQPRNLAKTVTVE